The following nucleotide sequence is from Dunckerocampus dactyliophorus isolate RoL2022-P2 chromosome 7, RoL_Ddac_1.1, whole genome shotgun sequence.
aaactccacacagagatgcccaagtggagattcaaaccctgatCTTCcagctctcctgactgtgtgaccaacatgctaaccactaggcatttaaatatttcaataaatattttttaataagattttgttttttaagaaaAACTGAGCATTTAGTCATCTTCCCATGTTATGCACattataagtgaaatatctgattttgcGGTCTTATTTGATGCAACTTTCATGTTTAATTTCAATTCATGTATTCTTTATGTGCATGCAATTATCACATCCTTCCTCATctccttgacaaaatgccttaataaattTCTCTAAGATGCTATTTGCACATGTAATTGTGTATTCATGTTAAAAATATGACATaggcgatttaaaaaaaatccttgatataaatataaaacaatgacgcaaataagtgtaaaaacaatacaaagaaaAAGGACAAACGTCTAAAaactaatacaaataaaaatgacttcaatgaaaatcttaaaaagtaataaaaatgaaaataaaaatgactaacataaaagtctaaaaaataaacataaaatgacaaaagtgtaaaaaacaatttaaaaaaatgactgaaataaaagtgggttgcgACTAAATGGCCATTGCAAAATGTGCATCCCAGGTTGAGGCCATTTGAGAACCCAAGTTATAGGTGACAGTTaattagtgtattttttttgcaatcaGGGTCAGGAAAACCTTCTCTTCTGGCCTAACACGATCAGAAACCCTGACGTGCATTTAGAACTTAAaatctagtatttgttccatgaaattgtagtaatttattcccaacagtcttatttttgttgcatgtttctTGGTTGCGCTGTTCGAGTAGTGTaagtgtatgttagatttttgtCCAATTAAATttcaccttcttcttcttccatgtTAAACTAATCTACCCAAGGTTTTTAGAATCAGTAGTGCTTAACCGATGCTGCTTGAGCACTTATTaacaatggggctgtttctttaccTCACAATACAATAACGTTAGCATCTTTCCATCCTgtttggttgatcagagcagaACTGTTTGACATGCCTTCAATgactgactgaggaggagaaatTGACATCTGTGGTGTGTAGatgaattttatttaaaaggtatgtgtttttgtcagttttttttttttttttagataaatattaattctgaactgctccagttgacgttgtagtgtagaggttcgGCGTTGTCTGAACCCTTCTCTAAGCCATTTAATTTGTGCTTGTTatatttggctgagcgccaaaaTCTACTAGCATCGCTGGTCACGGGTGGCGGTTGCTAATGCTCAGTTACTCACAGAAATGTTACTAGCAAAGGCATATTGAAtttgaagataaagggttagAAATTGATAAAGGGTGTCTTGCTTTACTAATAATGGTATTGTAATAACCTGGCATTTATGTCTAGTGTTagagattgttttttttgtaagcgACTGGATGGTGCAGTGGGTGacggggttcaaatcccagtcaGCTGAATGGAAACGTACAGcaatataaattattatttttaacaccacCGACCCTCAGTGTctgctgagaaaaaaaatctgtctggtaatatctaataatactgtactgtacataatacTTTTATACGAGCTGCAAGcagaaaatggcccctgggccgcacgtTGGATATCCCTGTAAATGCTAGATGCAAAATGAATTAGTCAAATTTATGATGacgaacacacacacttgcCAATCAACTGATAAGTCAGAATTCCCTTCAGTGACGACAAAGATCCTCTTGGAAACTGTGTATCCATAGGATGGATGTTGTTGAAACAGGCTTTAAGTCACTTTTTGTCAGTGTCTGCTGAACTCATGGGAtgattcacactcacacacacagttgtgtTCGTTGCGAAATAGTCAGTAGAGGTTTAACACAATGAGTCACACATTAGTGCTGACATGGGCTGCAAGAAGCCACATGCAAGCGCAAACAACACAGACGTCATCTGTTGGAATTGgcttaaaaactacatttttttttaactaactgTTCTGGAGATGAGACCTTATATGTTGCCATGTCTCCACCTTGTGGACAGCCACGGGAACAGCAGGCAATAAATGTCCTCATTTTGAGGAAATAAAGACGTGATTCAAtacataaatgtatttaaatttatttttaaaactgaaGTATATAATATAGAATAGCCCTCAAAGGTTTGCCGGATAAATTCCAAAAGTCAACATtccagcacagcacagcacagcaacatGTAAATTCAGATGTGACAGAAGATGAGTGATTGTGTTCATGTAGCAATAGGCCTTCTGGAGTTGAACACCTTGGTGCCATTTTGCATTGAAGATCGAGCATATTTGGTTAACAGCGCTCCTGTAGTCTGTTTCTCGCCACAAAGATCCCTGGAGAGTAGGGGAGGTAACATTACACACCATACAAACatgcaaagcaaaacaaaacactgtacTATTTACCATAAATCTCTTTTTTATATAAACTAAGTCTTGCTTTCAGTGCAGGCTACTGCCTCAATTTTGTCAGATTGATTGCTGAAACTGCCGTTACAATGCGACTGGACACATTTTAGGCGACATGGGGCTTAGTGGTTAATTAAGCACTCCAGTCTCAAAGGAGCATGACTGAGAGGGGTTTCCCTGGCTACTCTGTTTTCCCCCACCATCAACAACAtaataccagtcaaaagtttagagacattCTCATTTATAGAATTCGAAAGTGTAGCCAACATTAATCAGTTCTGGATCATGTCACTCATTGCTCCTCAGTTATTGGTTTAATGCGGGGGTTATAAtaacagtttgtaaaaaaaataatgaggaaaaataacttaatATAAAGCATTGTATAGGAACTAATCTAAAAAAGGGCACCCACTCTATATATGGTATAATGTCCTCTTCAGTCCATTTCTCTCGCAGTGTGAAGAGATGGTTAAAGCGTTCCAGGGTGTCCTCAGGGAGATCTTCTACCCTAAGCAGGCAGATGGTCTCCGGGCGGGAGGTGCGGTCCACCAGGGCGGCACTCTGGACGATGTACAACATTCACACCAGGAATATTCAGATAAGCAGACCAAATGAAATCAATGAGGTGATTAGAGATGGATGCAAACCCTCAGTTGGTCTAGTCGGGTGCTCATTCCCTCTGGGACGCTCTGCTGCCAAACCTCCTGAAACTCCCCCAGGTTGAACTTGACAGCATTCTTCAGCAACATCAGCGCCGTGGCCCGACAAACTTTAGCCTCATCCAACGTGTAGAACACCtcacctgtttggaggcaagaggaCATTTAAAGTCTGTGGCCTCATTCTCAGAGATTGTGCTGTTTACCATTTTCAATGTAGTGTGTCCCATAGCAGTTTAAACAGTGCTCGATCATCTCTCTGCaggggaaagaaaaacaattatTCATCCGTATTTGCAAGTGTCTTTGAAGTGAGGGTGACACTAACCTGGGTTCTAGGGGGCCCAACTCCTCCAGACTGGTTTGAAGCGGAACCTTGTTGAAAGACCACGACTCAGAGTCCACCAGCTGAGTCACATGACCCAGTAACTTCATCTCATAGTCTGAGTCAAGCACACGCCAGCAGCCTGGATACAAgacagctctgcttttaacatcTGTATGGTGACTTACATTCCCcggacactttattaggcacacctgaaCAATCGATTCTGCCTTTAcagagataataatgctcagttttgctttaacaatatgtttatgatTGTGATTGCAGTAGTGCAAAACTGCCCTGCATTCATAATGAGCTGCTTCTAATACCACATTATGCTCCATGCAACTACTGTAGAACCCGACACCACTCCAAACTGTTATAATtataaatgtaatgaaatgattatggTGTTTGTAAAGCAGATTGCATGTGTTTATATTGCGTCTGTTGTCTTTACATACTAAAGTTTTACACAAGGAACACAGAAATTGCTTGTCAACaagaaaatatttgagaaagaATGTACCGTTTATCTGACAGGCGTGGATGGTCTGCAAATGTTTCTTTATCTCCTCTTCACTGGCTTGGATTGTCTCCAGCAGATCGTCCATGGTGTACTGCAGCACATGAATAAGCACATCACACACGTGGATATGGGTTACATACAGCAATTTACAGAAAGGAACGTGAGTAGATCATTTCTGCTGCAAATCGCTTTTCTCCATTTCATTAcaatttaataatgatttgatgTCAGATGAAGTCCAACATTACAAGTATACAATGTGTGTGAAAACATGCATCATATAATGTGCACGTTACCGTGTTCTCGGTGTTCTCCTGCTGTCCTGCCAGAGCAGGTCCTTCATAAGGGTTCTCCATTAAAACCTTCAACAGTTTCTTGAGTCTTGGACGATGTTTCCTCACTTCCCAGTAGCTGTTGCAAAAGCCCCAGATCTGTCATCACAGGAAGGAACAAAAACGGTACTATAAACGTCAACTCACATGTGATGGATGCTCATTATTTTTGTGCACActgaaaaaaggtggaaacttTATGGATACTTAGCAAAGTTAGCTAACAAATGttggaaatatttgaaaaaattatttaaatgttttgggAAATATTGTAAACTTAACGCAATTAGTGGAGGTCATGTGTACAACTGTATTTTGGgcaaacatacagcacatattgttgaattttgtgaatTATTTAGTTGTCGTTTTtcgtcccaaaaaaaaaaaaaacgtgttttaaaAAACCATAATTTGGGTATACAATAGGGTGACAATTttataaacattttgttttgtgataAGCAGCAGTATGCATGCAAActaatatgaaaataatattttaacattttagtgTACATTGAGAATGCAAAATACAGGTTTGAAAGGTGCCTGAACTTATATGATATACTTATATAGTTGTTTTTAGCTGCAGTTATGCTTATGTGCAGGTGCGCTGCCAGGAATTCTGGCcccgtgggaaaaaaaaaaaaaccttagcgcactacactctgttccattcatttgcagGTAATACGGCCGTCCTGTTTCATCTCTAGACTCATTggtgttgctcaccttcttcactgggaCAGGGAAGGGTAATGTTATGGGGAGACAGGGCTGCTGCAGACTCAATCTGTTGTTAAATCTGGTAAACGAGGGAGGGACAactgatttaataatacatgctaaacattAACCTGCGCTGATTAGATGTCGGTTAAGAAGGAGTTTGATGTAGGCTAACACTCTGATAGCTTATTTCATTGGTAATTGCTAAGAGGTTAATTTCCAGGACAGAGACTGGCTAGGCTACCAAACAACGAGTCACATGGACACCCTTTTCATTTGCGTTTCTTCTGACACCTTTCTATCTTTACTTTTTTGACTCCTAGACTTTCAGACTTTATTTTACTAGGCACTGGCAGCATTGTAAGCATTGCTTTACTCTgctatgcatatatatatatactgtatatgctgtatatataaTGTGTCAAATTTAGACATTTCCAGGATAATGCATCTCACCTCAGCATGAAGCACATGTGTGCTCTGCTGGCTGTTGGTTAAATGTTCCGGTGTTTGACATCCAGGCAGAAAGAGCAGCAGGTTGGATGTGTGCGCAATCTTTAAATCGTACGTTTTGTCTCCACTACACAACACGGCGTGTTCGTCTGTGTC
It contains:
- the dscc1 gene encoding sister chromatid cohesion protein DCC1 isoform X2 gives rise to the protein MRTLEEVQATLEIAKLKEEDLQKTVQCLSLGDNVSSDDYCLIELDDTLCHHIEAGQSLVIRGDTDEHAVLCSGDKTYDLKIAHTSNLLLFLPGCQTPEHLTNSQQSTHVLHAEIWGFCNSYWEVRKHRPRLKKLLKVLMENPYEGPALAGQQENTENTYTMDDLLETIQASEEEIKKHLQTIHACQINGCWRVLDSDYEMKLLGHVTQLVDSESWSFNKVPLQTSLEELGPLEPREMIEHCLNCYGTHYIENGEVFYTLDEAKVCRATALMLLKNAVKFNLGEFQEVWQQSVPEGMSTRLDQLRSAALVDRTSRPETICLLRVEDLPEDTLERFNHLFTLREKWTEEDIIPYIEDLCGEKQTTGALLTKYARSSMQNGTKVFNSRRPIAT
- the dscc1 gene encoding sister chromatid cohesion protein DCC1 isoform X1, with amino-acid sequence MRTLEEVQATLEIAKLKEEDLQKTVQCLSLGDNVSSDDYCLIELDDTLCHHIEAGQSLVIRGDTDEHAVLCSGDKTYDLKIAHTSNLLLFLPGCQTPEHLTNSQQSTHVLHAEIWGFCNSYWEVRKHRPRLKKLLKVLMENPYEGPALAGQQENTENTYTMDDLLETIQASEEEIKKHLQTIHACQINGCWRVLDSDYEMKLLGHVTQLVDSESWSFNKVPLQTSLEELGPLEPRLVSPSLQRHLQIRMNNCFSFPCREMIEHCLNCYGTHYIENGEVFYTLDEAKVCRATALMLLKNAVKFNLGEFQEVWQQSVPEGMSTRLDQLRSAALVDRTSRPETICLLRVEDLPEDTLERFNHLFTLREKWTEEDIIPYIEDLCGEKQTTGALLTKYARSSMQNGTKVFNSRRPIAT